In the genome of Naumovozyma dairenensis CBS 421 chromosome 7, complete genome, the window GAAAAAAACTGTTAATCCTGATACTAAACCTATACAATCAAGGGATCAACAACTTTCATCAATACCTCAAAAGAAATGGTCAACGGCAACAAATTCAACATCCagtaataatgatatgCCAATAAATCGATCTTCGACCACATCTATTTCGAATAGTAGTAGTCCAGGAAATGTCATTACTACAGTACGGCGTCCATCATTGGTTGACCGTCGTTTATCTATGTCATCTTTAAACCCATCAAATGCTTTATCAAGAGCCATCGGGGTTGCCTCTACAAAATTATTTGGAACTACAACGAATTTCAATACCACTAAAAATCAAACTCAACAACAGCAGgagcaacaacaattacaaGCAACGCCGTATTTGAGTAATTCATTTGCTTTAAGTCCAAGAATATTTCAAGATTTAACCGAAAACATAATTTTGAGagtaaataatattgaaaatgaaaatgaaagaattgccaaagttgaaaatgaaaatagtTCCTCTAACTTGGATACAAACAAAATAACACATATACTGGAATCATTATCGGCAAGAGCTTTCGTAGTATATTCATTTGCTGAAGTTAAATTTTTACAAGTCATACCAATGAAAAAATCTCAACAAAGATCAAGTAATGGAAGCTCTGCAATTcaagaagaggaagaaggGGAAGAAGCAGATTTGAGAGATGCCAACGgcaacaataacaacgaCACTGacaataaattttctatAAAGGAATTGAAACATCTTTGTACCGAGGCAATCGTCTTATATATGAAGACATTGGAAATATTGGCtaaatcaatgaaaattACTTCCAAGTGGTGGTATGAATCTAATGAGAAAATATGCTCTTTAAGACTGAATCTTTTAGTTCAATGGATTAGGGAGAGATTTAATGAATGTTTGGAAAAGGCGGATTATCTGCGTTTGAAACTGGATGATGTAACGACTAATAAGCAAGATCAAGAAAAGGGAAATGATGACagtgaagatgaagatgaaaatgataacgACAACGTTAGTGAAAAAGAGACAACAGATACAGATGAAGATGTTGTACTAGAGAAGCTGTTATATGACAGAGCATTAGAAATCTCAAAAGATGCCGCAACCATGGAACTAAATGGGGAAAATCTATATAATTGTGAATTGTCATATGCAACTGCTCTTTGGATGTTAGAGACAACATTAGAACCTAATAATGCGGTCATTGAAAACGCAAGGGATCATGCCGATGACCAAACATATGAAGTTCTTGATGAACAAGATcgaattattatcaagaaatacATGGATAGTATTGCTACTAGATTGAAGGCATTACGATCTAGGCTTAATCAATTCTAAACACATGTTTATTATATGCTATATTCTGCgtcaattttcaattctcttcattattttggtTAGGTTTTTTCccttctttcttttatttttttcttttttccattcttatatttttaaaatatgttTATGCTTAAATTTCTACAGCTAATTATATACCTAAATagtatttaataataaaaaagaagttTTCCCTTGATGTTTCGTTTTAGGAAAAGCTATTAACATTGTGGGTGACAGATTACTGTTGGGTTAgccaaaaaaattaaatatatccACTCACGCTGGGGGTCGAACCCAGAATCTTCTGATTAGAAGTCAGACGCGTTGCCATTACGCCACGCAAGCTTTTTTGGATGTTTTTTGCTGGTTTTAAGGTAGTTTTGTAAATGGATATTCGTCTTGAGGTTCAGATATATAATCACCATCTAGCTTTAGTGTCTTCTCACTTATAGGCATATTGCTGGAACGATACTTGTAGTAAGtgttactattaatatcctaCGGTGAATCTTTAGATATCAAGTTTGGTACAATGTCCTCTAATATGAGGCGAAATGACTACAGAACCTGGTAAATGCTGGAATGATATTCTTGCTAGATggtactattaatatcccACAATGAAAGTTTAGATATCAAGCTTGGTATAAAGTCTTCTAATATGACACGAAaagattatcaaatatGATGAAGACGCAAAGAACCACAGACACCGACGTGACGCGACTAACATCGAGTTGTACAGGTCTACCAcctaaatatattcttgtgTTTTCTTATCCTGCCATCTAGAAAGGTTATAAGTAGTACCAATAACTCGAAGTTTCAATTCCTTGATTTTCCTGttgttatattttttatattttatatttattatacgtcatatttttattacttttaAGAGAACGAGCTCTAATACTTATATCATCAGAGACTATTAATcataattaaaataaaCGCATATAAAGCTTATTGACATTCAAGATGGATTTTTACAATACGAATAACACACGATATCAAAGATTGGATGCTTCCAAGCGTATACCTTAATGTGTAGGGCCACCTATAATGGCGCTCCAATGCCTACTACTTTATCCTCGGCGTCAGGTCTTTTATACTCAGTGGTTATTAGCGCAATGAccttttattatataacaGGTTATCGATTCAACAAAATTGCCAGTTACGGCAGTTTTGTTGTTTAGTAGTATTTGTTGAGcgttattataatttatgAATTCATGACATTTGTTAGATTGACATGCAACTTGATCAATAACGATGGAAATGCAGAGAAAAAAGACTGTGGAAGCAACATTGTTGTATAAGACCACAAGTACATAGCATATTGGTTTGTAGCCATTAGTCTATGTAACAATATACAAGAGTCGGAATCTTACAATTTATTACTATACCACTAAAAATAACCACTAAGTCTATAAGCTAATCAAAGGTATATTGTAATATGTAATAAGTTCAATAGCGCTCCTAAACAAAGACAGCAAATAGTACAGATACTAATTGgttaaattatattatgtCAGAAGACAAGACTTTTTTTAAAGCAAGAATGAggtattatttctttactCTAATTCCCTTTTCCTGAAAGgtgaaaatgaaaaagaaggaagaaagaGTTGCAGAAACTACtttcttttgttcttttacTATAcgaaatatattatttaccTTAAACTTTATTTAAAAGcaattttatctttttaaaagtgacatttttttctattaaTCTTTACTTATTCATATATTCTCTTATTTATTCTACTTTTCGAcacttttcaaaaaattggtgtttttttttgttcttttggTTTTCTTTCGTCATAAATCCAATCATTTAAACCAGGTTTCTTAGAAACAGGGTTCAGAATCGTTTGATCCATAACCTTAACCTTGCAAAGCAGCGTTAATAGCTGGTTCTAATCTATGAGCATACCATGGCAATTTGATGATACAAGCATGAATCAAGGCATAATCAATATCACGACAAACAGCAGAAATGGCAGATTCAGTAAGGATGGACAAAGCAATAGTAATGTCTAAAATACCTTTTTGGATGTTGAATAAGGAGAAACCAGTACCTGGTAAGAAACATAAAGGAATGTAATCATTTAGATGGGTTTTGATGTCTTCAAAAATGACAGTCAATTCAACGATATGAGGGTGAGTGTAATCGTTGTGGACTGGGAAGGAAGCCACACAGTAAGCGGAGAATAAAGCAGTTAACAAAAAAGCTAATTTGGtgttcatttttttttaatggGGTTGAAAGATTGGTTGGTTTGAGTTgttcctttttcttctttattaacaagaaagaaatcTAACTGTggtaaaattaaaaatagaTAATAATCCTTTATAtaagattttttttctgaTCTCACGTAGTCCAAGtcctttttattattactgcataataatattctgtTGACCGATGTGAAACCCCCTattgaattaaaattattcaaaaataccaaaaaaGTTTAAAAATACCTTGGAGATAACGTTATTTTCAAGATCGGTTAAGTTGGAAAATATGTATTTACAAGTTTTAGTGATCGTATAGGATACATTCACAGATGATTTAAAAGAATGTTGGGAATTTACCTAATAAGTACATGGCATTATTCAGTTTCGTCCTTTAGTTGACTTTTTCACCTTTGAACTACTACGTTACTATGTAGTTTACAAATAAAGAATGCCAAAACGTACCCAAATACAGCTAGAATAGGCCTGCCAAGATTTGCTTCAACAACTCCCGGTTAATACAGCTGCTCTTTCTCTCCGAATTATTCTTCGGCCTTTTCCTTCCGGAGTTCAGATCATATGTCCGATGATTTACActtgaaagaaattttatcaGATCCTTTTCGTAAGATTTTCCGCAGAGACAATATTAAACAGGTACGTACGTAAGTGAAAAGAACACAACTTCcgatatatatatattagtAGAGTAGAACCCTTTTGCTGTCGTGGTATTTCAGTGCAACTACATTCTTAAGAGTGTGCTATTGGGCAAAGAGTAAATCAACCCATACAAAACAATTACCCTTTGTTGGAAGAGAAACCTAATCAAATCATCCAACCCTGCCGTCAGTGAACGGCAGGGAACAAGCATGAACTTCTTAGTAAGAGGCCCTTCCCGTGTAACGCACGTACCTCAGAAAGAGAACAATGTAAGTATGCTTTTTTTCTGTACATATGTAGGAAGTTTCTGAAGGTCAATGTCttgtttcaaattaatgaattaataatgaaatcaaaataaattgacCAAGCTAATACTTTCCTCCCCCCTTATTTTGCAAAATACTGTCACTTTGATAAGGGATGGGCGGACGTTATAACTCTCTTTTGGGCCAATAATCTACAAAATCAGGCAAAATTGGCTATTTCAAACCATTTTTGGTTTTTAGAATGTTACTAAATAGGATGTTATGTCGGGTTTCTTACGGAAAGTTGACCGGAAATAGACCTTTCATTGAGAACCCAATTTCTAGAATCTAACGTAAATCGGTtttaaacaagaaaaatagCATTCATTCATGAAATTATAATAGCTAACTTTGGAAGAAAGACCGAGGAATTGATAACTGGAATGTTTCAAGGATTTTTGTGTTGGAATAGAAGGGTTTGTGCGTCATCAAATCACCAATCAAAAGCTACTTTTGTTAAAAAAGTGTTTAAAACAACAagcatattttttattagtttCTTACTTTGTAATCACTTTGTATGTTTTCCTTTGAGAACAAAATAACCTCCTTaaaaaattctttttgtttcattcTTTCTTAACCATTAGTTCATTGTAGGACTATTCCTTACCTATATACGTAGTTGAAAATCGTCTTGCTGGAAAGGCAGTAGTGTAGAGATACGTCATCCGAGAGTATAGATGAGATTTTGGGCAATTACCCGAAATTCTCATATCTCTACCTACACATTGAGTCATTCAGAGAAGAGAGCTCAACTGtttagaaaaataaaaacgaATATAGATTAGCTACTTTCTATCACACACGTAAAGAAGCATGGGAAACTATAGATTAATTTAGTAATTTAAGTTTTGGAAAAGAAATCGTCCAAATGTttgataattatttttttgtcatTCATTCATCGGTGGTAGTATATAATATGAACCTATGGGGATATATTGTATAGTACTAATGTACTTACCAAAAGTTATGCACTCCATAAATTAATGCTTTTTAAATGAGAAGATTCCTGTTTCTTTTCAGGATCGACAATTTTTACGGGTTGCGCTTCTCTTAAATCTATGTCATCTTGAAGAGTTAAATTTTGCAAAGTTGAAGTAGCCACATCGCCTTTAACAACGGATGTTTCAATAGATGTTTTTTGGCACAGTTCTGTGGTTGTAATTAAAGGATTTTTTTTACTGTAAGTTTAAAGTGGTCACTTGATTCTGAGTCTAGGATAGTTAGTTTCTCCTTCTTGTTATCTGAACTGCCGTGAATTAATATGGAGGAAGCCCCAAAGGGTTTTGTCGATATCGAATTAGATGGAGCCAAATTTTGTCTCCTGGAATGACGGGAATTTCCTACTCGTAGAACTAACTCTTCACTGTCATCTTCGCTATTTTCTGACTCAGATGAAGACTTTGCATTCGTAGAAAACTTATTTGGAGAAAATTTACGATTGAGGTCACCTAATGATAGTACACTAACATTATCGGAATCTATACCAAATTGTTCATATGGTGGATGTATTTCATAACCGGGTGAATATGTCGAATAAGAGGAGCTTGTCCTTGTCGAAGATTGCCCAACACTTCGTTCATCTAGCGCAACAAAACCGTTGAAGATGTTGTTTTCATTACCACTATTTTCACTATCATATCTAGGATTTGTATTAGAGTTTGGAAATATCTCTTTACTTTTGTCTGCATTCTCATTTGATCCAAACTTTGGGGAGACCCCTATTGGTGAAGTCGCTAAACTCTTCCCGTTGGAGCTATATGTATCCGATTGATTTCGTTGCGGATCAACGCTTCTGACGTTTGTATTTCTCTGAGAGAAAGATGTGCTACCGAACCTACTTTCAGACCGCTCAAATGGTGACCGGAATGGGTTCATTGCAAATGAAGGTGACTGAGTGAACCTTAGACGGGAAGCATTACGTTGACTAATATTAGATATATGCTTATTAAAGTCTGATTTACTTGATGCATGTGTTTCGGCATAAAAACTATCCAGCGACGCAAATGACGAATCTACTGGTAAATCAACTATGGTCTTTTTCTCAAACTGTTGGTCAAAttgttctaattcttcttggaGGGCGGTTTTAGAAGGAGCCTCTTCGACTATTGGGTATGGGACGATCACAGACTCTTTTGCTACATTGTTGAACtctaaattatatatattgtcaCTAGAATTTTTCGAATTATTCAGATATTTTGGTGAATATAAAGAGTTATTGGAAGTGTTGATTGAGATAGTTGGACTGTTTATAGACGACCCATCTAAGGGCTTATCATCTTCTAGGATTGAACCCTTAGAATCTCTTTTTAAAGCCGATATCGCATTCCTAATTTCTTTGCTAGAGATAGATATTTGATCGcttttatcattttgaCTCATTTGGAAAATACTCTTTTCTTGTTGCTTATACTGTATTATTTCTCCTACTTTATTCGTTATGTGgtcaaaatcaaaacaaacaaatggatgttttttaatatcttgGATGGAAATCCTACTGGTTGGGtttttatctaataatcTTTCTAACAAATCTTTAGCTAATTCATACTCTTCAAATGATgcaatatttgaaatattattattttgtagTACCTCAAAATCAGGAAAAGTTACAGGATCGTTCACAATTTTgtcaaataattttaacTCGAATTCTGACACAAATGGAAGTTTTCCGAATAGTAGACAATACAGTGTTAT includes:
- the NDAI0G03460 gene encoding uncharacterized protein, which translates into the protein MNTKLAFLLTALFSAYCVASFPVHNDYTHPHIVELTVIFEDIKTHLNDYIPLCFLPGTGFSLFNIQKGILDITIALSILTESAISAVCRDIDYALIHACIIKLPWYAHRLEPAINAALQG
- the TOS3 gene encoding serine/threonine protein kinase TOS3 (similar to Saccharomyces cerevisiae SAK1 (YER129W) and TOS3 (YGL179C); ancestral locus Anc_8.140); amino-acid sequence: MAPSPNKNMHFSPLKESVSLQRSLSETPSMQIRQRRKLISPSSVTSLNSLKYNSPSPTSFGNNVKETNKVLLGYDPISKKQILNNYEIIKDLGTGQHGKVKLAKDTRTGELVAIKIVNRYEKRRHSLTPNAQSSLDRIKKEIAIMKKCNHEHIVKLIEILDDLKSRKIYLVLEYCKKGEIKWCPREQLEIDSAGPPQMSFQRAREILRDVILGLECLHHQGIIHRDIKPANLLIDHDDVVKISDFGVSLAATGSIDNNDDELELTKTVGTPVFFSPEICLGTEAIEKFNLERSSFSNVSCISFKIDIWALGITLYCLLFGKLPFVSEFELKLFDKIVNDPVTFPDFEVLQNNNISNIASFEEYELAKDLLERLLDKNPTSRISIQDIKKHPFVCFDFDHITNKVGEIIQYKQQEKSIFQMSQNDKSDQISISSKEIRNAISALKRDSKGSILEDDKPLDGSSINSPTISINTSNNSLYSPKYLNNSKNSSDNIYNLEFNNVAKESVIVPYPIVEEAPSKTALQEELEQFDQQFEKKTIVDLPVDSSFASLDSFYAETHASSKSDFNKHISNISQRNASRLRFTQSPSFAMNPFRSPFERSESRFGSTSFSQRNTNVRSVDPQRNQSDTYSSNGKSLATSPIGVSPKFGSNENADKSKEIFPNSNTNPRYDSENSGNENNIFNGFVALDERSVGQSSTRTSSSYSTYSPGYEIHPPYEQFGIDSDNVSVLSLGDLNRKFSPNKFSTNAKSSSESENSEDDSEELVLRVGNSRHSRRQNLAPSNSISTKPFGASSILIHGSSDNKKEKLTILDSESSDHFKLTVKKIL